gaaaaagatcgaacatttttttggggctccccttcctcccccctacatttcctgactcatggcaacttacctagacagtgggcacatgtgtagggcaaaatcaaatttttatttccagatttgaaggttttctaggcatttgtagtgcagatacgtgttcctccgttgaaatttgaatttcgcgccgtatgcaaattagccttcgctagcgcaacttcgctttatatagcgaatcaacgctagcgcaacttcgcaaccttacgctacccctgtgcgcaacttcggattttagtgaatttgcggagccctggcgaaactacgcctggcgaagtgtggcgaagtgcggagaagttgcgcctggcacccCATTGTGACCTACTGGGCAGCAGCAGAAAACATTGCTTTACAGGGCATATGAACAGGGCCACTCAGGCCATGAGTCAatgtgagaatcttgcctcaggcggccagttaccaggcgcagcaaaaagccacctctgataactttaagagacaaatttccatttttttaaaaacagaaattcatcTCTTCTTGTGCAGTGAGCGCAATATCCCTCAATGTGGCCCCTCCTAGACCCGCTCCAACGATAAAAATTGAAAGCACGGAGCGGGAGGAGGGGCGGCATCAGGGCCTGAAATGCGCCTGCATATGAAATGAAGGTATTGGAAAGATTGGCTACAGGGAAGTTACTGCAGGAGTCTGTAGGATTAGATTAGATGATTGACTCACCAGAACTCACATCCAGTCTAACAGATTCACTTCTCTCACTGGCACCAGCCTGGCACTGGTAATTCCCTTTATAAATCACTCCTTCAAGTCTCTGCTGATCCCCAGGTATCCGGTGTCCATCCCTGTACCAGGAATATTCCAGGTTCCCTTGGGCAGTAGGAGCCACATTACAGGTCAGAGTTACAGGTTCTCCTGTGAATATTGGGCTCCAGTTTGGGGAGAAGGAAATCTCAGGTCTCACAGCAGCTCCTACAGACAGTCATACAGATTTATTTGTAGAGACCTGTTTATAGGCACCATCTACATCACAAAATAATTAACtccaaataaacattattttgaatttatttaaatacatttatttctataCAAGTAAATGCAGTTCACATCATTCTGAGTATATTCATGGTGATGTTTATAAAGCTGGACAAGATCAGCGTATTTAATGCACAAGTGGGATTGCAAATCTTTTATTCCCGCTGCAATTGCCcctaagagctttttaaatatggcaccaTCGCAAAATTTATGCACAAACATAGACACACACTGCTTTTTAGTTACACCACAACTTTTGCGGTGGAaaacaaatttcacaaatttatactTGCAAAATTGCTGCCACTATATTGTCACACAAAGAGCGTGCAGTGGTTACGCTCACgcaaattttgcaaatatttgtgctCAATTCCAATGTAAATGTGGGCACAAAGTGtaggtggcagatttatcaaagttcgaggtgaaaattagaatttcaagatagggaatattccaaattcgatttggatttgtaaaaaattttaaaattcgaatatcgaaatgtatcatctactgtctcttaaaaaatacaactggaccattcaccatctaaaacctgccgaattgctgtcttagcctatgggggacctccttgaacctatttggagtcaattctAAGTTTATTTGGGGATAAAAAACCATTCAAACAATTCGGATTCGGACgtatacggacctattcgatcaaaaacggacctatttaaaccaaaaaaaaactttgacttaatttcgtttggtctttttgaattcgaagtttttttcaattcaaaattcgacccttgataaatatgcccctaggtgtttaGGGGAAACCACTCCCAGTAACCACTCTTACCTGCAGTGTCCATGCCAATAACTGTAAATAGAAGATtgaattcattttaaattatacataGATACAAACAGGTTATTCTATAACAGTAGCAGCTGtagctgtaataataaagcatacATTATACAATTTTATTAATGAATCAATTTTATTAATGAAATCGAGGCTGAATTCATTGATATAATGAGACTCTAGTTGGATATTGTATAATAGTTGTGGTTGAACACAGACACATGTCTATCAAGTACAcgtaaagggcagatttatcaagggtcgaatttagagctCATGGGGGGGTTTTTTTGtataaacttccatgaacttgaaatttgaataaaaaatgaccaatcaaattttttcaaaaaatgcaaatttttcaaattcaggtcaatgggattgacccgcaaactcgaatcgaaatcgaatttgaattaaatttgattagagttttttcttcaaaaataactttattttcagggaggctgcaaacaactccaaattgatcccaggacatcccccataggataaaacagcaattcgactggtttaaggtggcaaatagtcacatttaaattcttaaaaggccaaggacgaaaatcgaattcgaattttttttaaaaactcgaatcgaatttagtcagatcacaaaaaaactcaaagatTCTTATtggaaattcaaaatttgaattaaaaaattcaaattt
The sequence above is a segment of the Xenopus laevis strain J_2021 chromosome 8L, Xenopus_laevis_v10.1, whole genome shotgun sequence genome. Coding sequences within it:
- the LOC121396968 gene encoding Fc receptor-like protein 4, whose translation is MAVLGLILLIFIGMDTAGAAVRPEISFSPNWSPIFTGEPVTLTCNVAPTAQGNLEYSWYRDGHRIPGDQQRLEGVIYKGNYQCQAGASERSESVRLDVSSDLLILQAPPDVHEGDSLGQIH